Proteins from a single region of Neomonachus schauinslandi chromosome 10, ASM220157v2, whole genome shotgun sequence:
- the DRC1 gene encoding dynein regulatory complex protein 1 has product MNPPGPLGVLEEKEEEHLSTPILGPSIHSDNPQERIQARRLRIAARLEARRREALGEYLDGKKESEEDQRKSYKQKEESRLKLAKLLLCGTELVTNIQVATDIREIHRRVEEEEIKRQRLEKLENEVKTSQDKFDEITAKWEVGKQKRIPQDLWDMLNTQQVHCAGLIEDKNKLISELQQELKIKDDQYVKDLKKQSDDICLLLERMEEQVKHVMKTFRQELNYIEKAFEIERQELLTSNKKKWERALQAHNAKELEYLMNRIKKAEDYEKQLNRQRMWDWEEYNMIKIKLEQDVQVLEQQLQQMKATYQLNQEKLEYNFQVLKKRDEESTVIKSQQKRKINRLHDTLNNLRSKYAKQIKQFQEENQSLTSDYKRLVTQFKELQKAMRHFALIDDKQFREIWLMNEEEAKDLISRAFDVDRIIHTHHLGLPWTAPDFWFLRNVGPISQQPQKSATQIVEEVLMQAEEEGTEEAASEAESYLDLPKQISPKTTRKILMLLCDESGFLIESKLLSLLLPLEKNECYLLRLDAIFSALGIESEDDLYKLVNFFLKSRVYHSPSSQVIHPYAVLQLKPWHLSPPQEQTSLLSALEPGEQPDLKGQKEESLVDGEPEEKEAPPSPRLIHPNDVLKVLEAFVMGLKKPRDSRAPVKLKYVRDNSRDSEYWEALTTVIPDTTQNLWDALYTALEKYHLILTQRAKLLIENNSLEQQNTELQMLLQKYLDSKINSELQVPPTQVFRVPTK; this is encoded by the exons GGAAGCGCTTGGAGAATATTTAGATgggaagaaagagagtgaggaagaTCAAAGAAAGAGCTacaagcagaaagaagaaagcagactG aaattGGCTAAACTGCTGCTCTGTGGCACTGAGTTGGTGACAAATATCCAGGTGGCTACAGATATCAGAGAGATCCACAGGAGAGTGGAAGAAGAGGAGATCAAGCGTCAGAG ACTTGAAAAGCTGGAGAATGAAGTCAAGACAAGCCAAGACAAATTTGATGAAATCACCGCAAAGTGGGAGGTGGGCAAACAGAAGAGAATTCCCCAGGACCTGTGGGACATGCTCAACACCCAGCAGGTGCACTGCGCCGGGCTGATAGAGGACAAGAACAAGCTTATCAGCGAGTTACAGCAG gagttgaaaataaaagatgaccAGTATGTGAAGGATTTGAAGAAACAGTCGGATGACATCTGCCTACTTCTGGAGCGAATGGAAGAACAAGTGAAGCATGTCATGAAAACCTTCCGTCAGGAGCTGAATTACATTGAG AAAGCATTTGAGATAGAACGGCAGGAACTGCTGACCAGTAATAAGAAGAAATGGGAGCGGGCCCTGCAGGCTCACAATGCCAAAGAG CTGGAGTATCTTATGAACCGCATCAAGAAAGCAGAGGACTATGAGAAGCAGCTGAACAGGCAGAGGATGTGGGACTGGGAAGAGTACAACATGATCAAGATCAAACTGGAGCAGGATGTGCAG gtTCTTGAGCAACAGCTTCAGCAGATGAAAGCAACTTATCAGCTAAACCAAGAGAAGTTGGAGTACAACTTCCAGGTGCTGAAGAAGAGAGACGAAGAGAGCACAGTGATCAAATCCCAGCAGAAGAGGAAGATCAATCG CCTGCATGATACCCTCAACAATCTGAGATCGAAATACGCCAAACAGATCAAGCAGTTTCAGGAGGAGAACCAGTCGCTGACCTCCGACTACAAACGCCTTGTGACGCAATTCAAGGAGCTACAGAAAGCCATGCG GCATTTTGCTCTCATTGATGACAAGCAGTTTCGGGAGATTTGGCTAATGAATGAGgaggaggcaaaggatctgatAAGCAGAGCCTTTGATGTAGACAGGATCATTCATACCCATCATCTGGGGCTCCCCTGGACGGCACCTGATTTCTGGTTCCTGAGGAATGTGGGACCTATATCTCAGCAGCCGCAGAAGTCTGCCACACAGATAGTAGAAGAGGTGCTGATGCAAGCAG AAGAGGAGGGGACCGAGGAGGCCGCCTCGGAAGCAGAGTCTTACCTCGACCTGCCGAAGCAAATTTCCCCGAAAACTACCAGAAAGATCCTGATGCTCCTGTGTGACGAGTCG GGTTTCCTCATAGAAAGCAAGCTGCTGAGCCTTCTCCTTCCCCTGGAGAAGAACGAATGCTATCTGCTGAGGTTGGACGCCATTTTCTCA GCCCTTGGAATTGAAAGTGAGGATGACTTATATAAACTGGTGAATTTCTTCCTCAAATCCCGAGTTTATCATTCACCCTCCAGTCAGGTAAT TCACCCTTACGCCGTTCTCCAGCTCAAGCCCTGGCATCTGTCACCCCCACAGGAGCAAACAAGCCTGTTGTCGGCGCTGGAGCCAGGGGAGCAGCCAGACCTCAAGGGACAGAAAGAGGAAAGCCTCGTGGACGGGGAGCCGGAAGAGAAGGAGGCCCCCCCTTCTCCCAGGCTCATCCATCCCAACGATGTCCTCAAGGTTCTGGAGGCCTTTGTCATGGGTCTAAAGAAGCCCAG GGACTCTCGGGCACCAGTGAAGTTGAAGTATGTGCGGGATAACTCGAGGGACTCTGAGTATTGGGAGGCCCTGACCACGGTTATCCCTGACACCACGCAGAACCTCTGGGACGCTCTGTACACAGCCCTGGAGAAATACCA CCTCATCCTGACCCAGAGGGCCAAGCTGCTGATAGAAAACAACTCGCTGGAGCAGCAGAACACAGAGCTCCAGATGCTGCTTCAAAAGTATCTAGATTCCAAG ATAAACTCTGAACTGCAAGTTCCACCAACCCAGGTGTTCCGGGTACCCACAAAATAG